From the Thermus brockianus genome, the window GCCATCGGGGGCAAGATCATCGCCCGGGCCACGGTGAAGGCCCTCAGAAAGGACGTTTTGGCCAAGTGCTACGGCGGGGACGTGACCCGGAAGAAGAAGCTTTTGGAGAAGCAGAAGGAAGGGAAGAAGCGGTTAAAGGCCATCGGCAAGGTGGAGGTGCCGCAGGAGGCCTTCCTGGCGGTGCTTTCGGCGGGAAAGGATGAGCCTTAGGGCTAGGCTTGCCCTGGTCATCGGCCTCCTGGCCTTCCTGCCCAACCTGGTCCTGGCCCTCACCCTGGGCCTCCTGGGGGAGGGCCCGTGGCTTCCCCTCTTGCTTTGGCTCGCCTTCTTGGCCTTGGTTTCGGCGGGGGTGGGCTACTTTTTGGCGCAAGGGCTCTTACGGCCCCTGGAGGAGCTCACCCGGGCCCTGGCCTACCTCTCCCTCAAGGGGGAGCTGAAGGGGCTTCACCTCCCCGCCCCCAAAGAACCCCCGCCGGGGGAGATCGCCCTCTTGCGCGCCCGTTTCACGGAGCTCTTGGAGCGCCTCAGCGAGCTCCTGGAGGCCCGAGAGGCCTTCTACGCCGCCTTGGCCCATGACCTGAAGACGCCCCTCATCTCCGCCATCCGCGCCCTGGAGTACCTGGAGAAGGCGGACGATCTCGGCAAGGAAGGGCGGCTTGCCCTCCTAGGAAACCTTAAGGAAGAGCTTTCCCGCGCCTACCGCCTCGTGGAAAACCTCCTCGCCCTCTCCCGCCTCGAGGCCCGCCCACCCCAGAAGGAAACCTTGAACCTGCGGGCCCTGGCGGAAGACCTCCTTTTGCGCTACCAGGAGGAGGCGCAAAAGCGGGGTCTACGCCTGAACGTGGACGGGGCAGGGCTTGGCCGGGGGGAAAGGCTCCTTTTGGAGCGCGCCCTGGCCAACCTCCTGGAAAACGCCCTGCGCCACGCCAAAACCCGCGTCCAGGTGCGGGTGGGAGAAAACACCCTCGCCGTGGAGGACGATGGGCCTGGCCTGCCCCTCCCCCTGGAGGTCCTGGCCAAACCCTTCCGCCAAGGCCCAGGCCACCGGGGAAGCTCGGGCCTAGGCCTCTACACCGCCCAAAGGGTGGCCGAAGCCCACGGGGGCAGGCTCAAGGCGGAAAGGAGCGGCCTTGGGGGTGCCTGCCTACGCCTGGAGCTTCCCAAGGGCTAGTCCATCACCGGGGGAATCTGCCGCACCCAGAGGATGTAGGAGAGGTAGGCCAGGTACTCCAGGGGCTTGTCCGAAAGGGGCCGGTCCATCTCCAGGCTCATCATGGCCTCGCCGCCCCGTTTCTTGCGGCTCACGGTGAGGTGGGCGATGTTCACCTCATCGTCCGCCAGGACGCGGGCCACCCGGGCCACCACCCCCGGGGTGTCCACGTTGCGGATCACCAGGGTAGGGGCGCTCCCCGTGATGCGCACCTCAAACCCGTCCAGGTCAAAGATGCGCACGAGCCCCCCGCCCAGGGAGCTTCCCGTCACCACGAGCCGCTCCCTTTCCCCTTCCAGGACCATGCGGACGGTGTTGGGGTGGACGTCCCCAAGCTCCACCTCCTTGAACACCACCTCCACCCCTTCCGCCTCCGCCAGGGCCAGGCTTTCCTTAAGCCGCTCATCGTCCGGCCGCAAGCCCAAAACCCCCGCCGTCAGGGCCAGATGGGTGCCGTGCCCCTTTCCCGTCTTGGCGAAGGAACCGTGGAGGCCGAACTCCACCCGCCTGGGCTTCTCCCCCAGGAGGTGGCGGGCAAGGAGGGCCAAGCGGCAGGCCCCCGCCGTGTGGCTAGAGGAAGGCCCCACCATCACCGGCCCGATCATGTCCAATAGACCCATGCCTGTAGAATAACGCCATGCGCCTTCGCTTGGCGGCTTTGGCCTTTCTTTTGCCTTGGGCCCTGGCCCAAAGCCTCCTGGTCCCCCCCGAGGCCCCCGTGGGACAACCCCTGACCCTGGAAGGGCGGGACCTGCCCGAAGGGCGCTTCCCCCTGGAGGTGGAAGGCCCCCAAGGGACAAAGGCCCAAGAGGTGGCGGTGC encodes:
- a CDS encoding sensor histidine kinase — encoded protein: MSLRARLALVIGLLAFLPNLVLALTLGLLGEGPWLPLLLWLAFLALVSAGVGYFLAQGLLRPLEELTRALAYLSLKGELKGLHLPAPKEPPPGEIALLRARFTELLERLSELLEAREAFYAALAHDLKTPLISAIRALEYLEKADDLGKEGRLALLGNLKEELSRAYRLVENLLALSRLEARPPQKETLNLRALAEDLLLRYQEEAQKRGLRLNVDGAGLGRGERLLLERALANLLENALRHAKTRVQVRVGENTLAVEDDGPGLPLPLEVLAKPFRQGPGHRGSSGLGLYTAQRVAEAHGGRLKAERSGLGGACLRLELPKG
- the sdaAB gene encoding L-serine ammonia-lyase, iron-sulfur-dependent subunit beta; the encoded protein is MGLLDMIGPVMVGPSSSHTAGACRLALLARHLLGEKPRRVEFGLHGSFAKTGKGHGTHLALTAGVLGLRPDDERLKESLALAEAEGVEVVFKEVELGDVHPNTVRMVLEGERERLVVTGSSLGGGLVRIFDLDGFEVRITGSAPTLVIRNVDTPGVVARVARVLADDEVNIAHLTVSRKKRGGEAMMSLEMDRPLSDKPLEYLAYLSYILWVRQIPPVMD